A part of Amycolatopsis lurida genomic DNA contains:
- the metE gene encoding 5-methyltetrahydropteroyltriglutamate--homocysteine S-methyltransferase produces MTEIGTTVLGYPRIGPDRELKRSLERYWAGKIDEAELLGTGRALRTRTWRELKDAGLDSVPSNTFSHYDQVLDTSELFGALPERFTTLGLSPLDTYFAAARGVQDAPAMEMTKWFDTNYHYIVPELGPDTTFSLTGTKPLDEYREARAAGVETRPVLVGPVTFLLLAKPSETAPEGFRPLDLLDGLLDGYVELLRRLHDEGVEWVQFDEPAFAADRTERELNALIRAYHRLAKETARPKLLVAGYFGGLGRGLGVLARSPIDAIAVDLITDESFVDAVAAEPALRDKEVLAGVVDGRNVWRTDPTRALSRAATLLGIAKSVSVSTSCSLMHVPYDVERENGLHPRLKGWLAFAKQKVDEVVLLGRAVKEEGVDLAAARAAAADRATAADLADSGVRARLEALRPEDTVRSPYARRAAAQQAALDLPPLPSTTIGSFPQTTDVRKARAAHKAGSLDDAGYEAAMKAEIERVIRLQEDLGLDVLVHGEPERNDMVQYFAERLAGFAATDFGWVQSYGSRCVRPPILYGDVSRPEPMTVEWARYAQSLTGKPVKGMLTGPVTILAWSFVRDDQPLGETARQVALAIRDEVHDLQEAGIRVIQVDEPALRELLPLRAAAHEAYFAWAVSSFRLATSGIDDATQIHTHMCYSEFGDVVRAIDALDADVTSIEAARSKMEVVTDLGTAGFGRGVGPGVYDIHSPRVPGVDEVSGLLRTAVGAVPAERIWVNPDCGLKTRGYAEVEPALRNLVAAALAVRSELA; encoded by the coding sequence GTGACCGAAATCGGCACGACAGTGCTGGGCTACCCCCGGATCGGACCGGACCGGGAACTCAAGCGTTCACTCGAACGCTATTGGGCAGGCAAGATCGACGAGGCCGAACTGCTGGGCACCGGCCGCGCGCTGCGTACCCGGACCTGGCGGGAGCTCAAGGACGCGGGGCTGGATTCCGTCCCCTCCAACACCTTCTCCCATTACGACCAGGTGCTCGACACCTCCGAGCTGTTCGGTGCGCTGCCGGAGCGCTTCACGACGCTCGGTCTCTCACCGCTCGACACCTACTTCGCCGCCGCACGCGGGGTGCAGGACGCGCCCGCGATGGAGATGACGAAGTGGTTCGACACGAACTACCACTACATCGTCCCCGAACTCGGCCCGGACACGACGTTCTCGCTCACCGGAACCAAACCGCTCGACGAGTACCGCGAGGCCCGCGCGGCCGGCGTCGAGACCCGGCCGGTGCTGGTGGGCCCGGTGACGTTCCTGCTGCTCGCGAAGCCGTCGGAGACGGCCCCGGAGGGCTTCCGCCCGCTGGATCTGCTCGACGGCCTCCTCGACGGCTACGTCGAGCTGCTGCGCCGTCTGCACGACGAAGGCGTCGAATGGGTCCAGTTCGACGAGCCCGCCTTCGCCGCCGACCGCACCGAGCGGGAGCTCAACGCGCTCATCCGCGCCTACCATCGGCTCGCGAAGGAGACCGCGCGGCCGAAGCTCCTGGTCGCGGGCTACTTCGGCGGGCTCGGTCGCGGCTTGGGCGTGCTCGCCCGCTCCCCGATCGACGCGATCGCCGTCGACCTCATCACCGATGAGTCCTTTGTGGACGCCGTCGCCGCCGAGCCCGCCTTGCGGGACAAGGAGGTTCTGGCCGGTGTCGTGGACGGGCGCAATGTCTGGCGCACGGATCCGACCCGCGCGCTCAGCCGGGCGGCGACCCTGCTCGGCATCGCGAAGTCGGTCAGCGTGTCGACGTCCTGCTCGCTAATGCACGTGCCCTACGACGTCGAGCGGGAGAACGGGCTCCACCCGCGCCTCAAAGGCTGGCTCGCCTTCGCCAAGCAGAAGGTCGACGAGGTCGTCCTGCTCGGGCGCGCGGTGAAGGAAGAGGGGGTCGACCTCGCCGCCGCCCGTGCCGCGGCCGCGGATCGCGCGACGGCGGCCGATCTGGCCGACAGCGGGGTGCGCGCCCGGCTGGAGGCACTGCGGCCGGAAGACACCGTCCGCTCCCCCTACGCCCGGCGCGCGGCGGCTCAGCAGGCGGCGCTGGATCTGCCGCCGTTGCCGAGCACGACGATCGGCTCGTTCCCGCAGACCACCGATGTCCGCAAGGCGCGCGCCGCGCACAAGGCGGGTTCACTGGACGACGCGGGCTACGAGGCCGCGATGAAGGCCGAGATCGAGCGCGTCATCCGGCTGCAGGAAGACCTCGGCCTGGACGTGCTGGTGCACGGCGAGCCCGAGCGCAACGACATGGTGCAGTACTTCGCCGAGCGGCTGGCCGGGTTCGCGGCCACCGACTTCGGCTGGGTGCAGTCCTACGGTTCGCGCTGTGTCCGGCCGCCGATCCTGTACGGCGACGTCTCGCGTCCGGAGCCGATGACCGTCGAGTGGGCGCGCTACGCGCAGAGCCTGACCGGCAAGCCCGTCAAGGGGATGCTGACCGGGCCGGTGACGATCCTGGCGTGGTCGTTCGTCCGGGACGATCAGCCCCTGGGCGAGACCGCCCGCCAGGTGGCGCTGGCCATCCGCGACGAGGTGCACGACCTGCAGGAAGCGGGCATCCGCGTCATCCAGGTGGATGAACCGGCGCTGCGAGAACTGCTCCCGCTGCGTGCGGCGGCGCATGAGGCGTACTTCGCGTGGGCGGTTTCGTCGTTCCGGCTCGCGACGTCGGGGATCGACGACGCGACGCAGATCCACACGCATATGTGCTACTCGGAATTCGGCGACGTGGTCAGGGCGATCGACGCGCTCGACGCCGACGTCACCAGCATCGAGGCCGCGCGGTCGAAGATGGAGGTCGTCACGGACCTCGGCACGGCGGGCTTCGGCCGCGGCGTCGGGCCGGGCGTGTACGACATCCACTCGCCGCGTGTCCCCGGCGTCGATGAGGTCAGCGGACTGCTGCGGACCGCCGTCGGCGCCGTGCCCGCCGAGCGGATCTGGGTCAACCCGGACTGCGGCCTGAAGACGCGCGGGTACGCCGAGGTCGAACCGGCCCTGCGGAACCTGGTGGCGGCCGCCCTCGCGGTCCGCTCCGAACTGGCCTGA
- a CDS encoding cytochrome P450, with product MANAVEKVTGALRERVPPLTSIPLPRSVDQRWLGATWPVRELAPAPPGLKPVLGDEGPPVIGHALDFMRFGIEFGLKRYETYGPVSWMGAFGRRIVALTGPEATQIALVNKDKAFSQEGWKFFIEQFFDRGLMLLDFGEHHLHRRIMQAAFTRQRLTGYVDQMGPALREGVAAWADRPNPRIYWSLKQLTLDVATRVFMGMRSGDDAAAINRAFVNSVRAGTAIVRFPVPGGRWAAGLHGRKVLERYFSANLPSKRASDGDDLFTALCHATTEDGDRFTDADVVNHMIFLMMAAHDTSTITSAAAVYHLAKNPEWQERARRESLALGDAVPDIEALETLTTLDLVIKESLRLVAPVPSLTRKTVKDTEVLGHFIPEGTLVGVSPTVNHFSPEHWTDPMRFDPDRFGEARREDKSHRYAWMPFGGGAHKCIGLHFGTFEVKALLHEMLRAYRWSVPENYTARWDYVSLPVPADGLPIHLTAR from the coding sequence ATGGCGAACGCCGTCGAAAAGGTCACCGGGGCACTGCGCGAGCGGGTCCCGCCGCTCACCTCGATCCCCCTGCCGCGTTCGGTCGACCAGCGCTGGCTCGGCGCGACGTGGCCGGTCCGTGAACTCGCGCCCGCCCCGCCTGGCCTCAAACCCGTCCTCGGCGACGAAGGCCCGCCGGTCATCGGGCACGCGCTGGACTTCATGCGGTTCGGCATCGAATTCGGCCTGAAACGCTACGAGACCTACGGCCCGGTGTCGTGGATGGGCGCGTTCGGCCGCCGCATCGTCGCGCTCACGGGCCCGGAGGCCACGCAGATCGCGCTGGTGAACAAGGACAAGGCCTTCTCGCAGGAGGGCTGGAAGTTCTTCATCGAGCAGTTCTTCGACCGCGGCCTGATGCTGCTCGACTTCGGCGAGCACCACCTGCACCGCCGGATCATGCAGGCGGCGTTCACCCGCCAACGGCTCACCGGGTACGTCGACCAGATGGGACCCGCCCTGCGTGAGGGCGTCGCCGCGTGGGCGGACCGGCCGAACCCGCGGATCTACTGGTCCCTCAAGCAACTCACGCTCGACGTCGCGACGCGCGTGTTCATGGGCATGCGTTCCGGCGACGACGCGGCCGCGATCAACCGCGCGTTCGTGAACTCCGTGCGCGCGGGCACGGCCATCGTGCGCTTTCCCGTGCCCGGTGGCCGCTGGGCGGCCGGCCTGCACGGCCGCAAGGTCCTCGAGCGCTACTTTTCGGCGAACCTGCCGTCGAAACGGGCGAGCGACGGCGACGACCTCTTCACCGCGTTGTGCCACGCCACCACCGAAGACGGCGACCGCTTCACCGACGCCGACGTCGTCAACCACATGATCTTCCTGATGATGGCCGCGCACGACACGTCGACCATCACCAGCGCCGCCGCCGTCTACCACCTCGCCAAGAACCCCGAGTGGCAGGAACGCGCACGGCGGGAGTCCCTCGCGCTCGGCGACGCCGTGCCGGACATCGAGGCGCTGGAGACGCTGACGACGCTCGACCTGGTGATCAAGGAATCCCTGCGGCTGGTGGCCCCGGTTCCTTCCCTGACAAGGAAGACCGTGAAGGACACCGAGGTTCTCGGGCACTTCATTCCCGAAGGGACACTCGTCGGGGTTTCGCCCACCGTCAACCATTTCTCGCCGGAGCACTGGACCGACCCGATGCGGTTCGATCCGGACCGCTTCGGCGAGGCACGCCGCGAGGACAAGTCGCACCGCTACGCGTGGATGCCGTTCGGCGGCGGCGCGCACAAGTGCATCGGCCTGCATTTCGGGACGTTCGAGGTGAAGGCGCTGCTGCACGAGATGCTGCGGGCGTATCGGTGGTCGGTACCGGAGAACTACACCGCGCGCTGGGACTATGTCTCGCTGCCCGTGCCGGCCGACGGCCTGCCGATCCACCTGACGGCCCGCTGA
- a CDS encoding ribonucleotide-diphosphate reductase subunit beta has product MTTFDASTDATGLGEIEVGAARINVDDKRMINARADVNQLLPMKYTWAWEKYLAGCNNHWMPTEVAMQADIALWKSPDGLTEDERTMLKRNLGFFATAESLVANNIVLAVYRQITNPECRQYLLRQAFEEAVHTHTFQYICESLGLVEGELFNMYREVPSISDKDAWALKYTQNLENPDFETGTPEADQNFLRDLVAFYVIFEGMWFYTGFAQILSLGRRNKMVGIAEQYQYILRDESIHLNFGIDCINQIKIENPHLWTEEFQAEVRTMLTEACELEVAYARDTMPRGMLGLSAELIEQYMHFITDRRAQQIGLAPIFGETENPFPWMSEAMDLKKEKNFFETRVIEYQSGGALDWD; this is encoded by the coding sequence ATGACCACCTTTGACGCCTCCACCGACGCCACCGGCCTCGGTGAGATCGAAGTCGGCGCCGCCCGCATCAACGTCGACGACAAGCGCATGATCAACGCCCGCGCCGACGTCAACCAGCTGCTGCCGATGAAGTACACCTGGGCGTGGGAGAAGTACCTCGCCGGCTGCAACAACCACTGGATGCCGACCGAGGTCGCCATGCAGGCCGACATCGCGCTGTGGAAGTCGCCCGACGGTCTCACCGAGGACGAGCGCACCATGCTCAAGCGCAACCTCGGCTTCTTCGCCACCGCGGAATCCCTGGTGGCCAACAACATCGTGCTCGCGGTGTACCGGCAGATCACCAACCCCGAATGCCGCCAGTACCTGCTGCGCCAGGCGTTCGAGGAGGCCGTGCACACGCACACCTTCCAGTACATCTGCGAGAGCCTCGGCCTGGTCGAGGGCGAGCTGTTCAACATGTACCGCGAGGTCCCGTCCATCTCGGACAAGGACGCGTGGGCGCTGAAGTACACGCAGAACCTGGAGAACCCGGACTTCGAGACCGGTACCCCGGAAGCCGACCAGAACTTCCTGCGTGACCTCGTCGCGTTCTACGTGATCTTCGAAGGCATGTGGTTCTACACCGGTTTCGCGCAGATCCTCTCGCTCGGCCGCCGGAACAAGATGGTCGGCATCGCCGAGCAGTACCAGTACATCCTGCGCGACGAGTCGATCCACCTGAACTTCGGCATCGACTGCATCAACCAGATCAAGATCGAGAACCCGCACCTGTGGACCGAGGAGTTCCAGGCCGAGGTCCGCACCATGCTCACCGAGGCGTGCGAACTCGAGGTCGCCTACGCCCGCGACACCATGCCGCGCGGCATGCTCGGGCTCTCGGCCGAACTGATCGAGCAGTACATGCACTTCATCACCGACCGGCGGGCGCAGCAGATCGGTCTCGCGCCGATCTTCGGCGAGACGGAGAACCCGTTCCCGTGGATGTCGGAGGCGATGGACCTCAAGAAGGAGAAGAACTTCTTCGAGACCCGCGTCATCGAGTACCAGTCGGGCGGCGCCCTCGACTGGGACTGA